A segment of the Streptomyces sp. Tu 2975 genome:
GGCTGGTACGTGTACGGATCGTGCTGGGCCGGGATCTGCGGCTCGGGCTGCGGCGGGTAGGCGTACGCGTCCCGCTGCTCGCGCTCCGGCACGGCCGCGGGGACGGGGTCGGCGAGCTCCGCGAGGCCGGCGAGGTAGTCCGCGTCGCTGGTGTGCTGATGGCCGGCGGCGTCCTGCGCGGCCATGTGCGCGCCGAGATCGTCCGTGGCGATGCGTCCGTGCAGCTTCTGACGGCCGCGGCCGACCGCGTCGAGGGTCTTGGAGAGCACGGCCTCGAAAGCGCCGAGTTTGGCGTCGACGTACTGGTCGGCCCGCTGGATGAGGGTCTGCGGGTCGTTGCTGTGCTCCGGCGCGTCCTCGTCGGCGTAGCCGTGCTCGTCGAGTCCGGGTCCCCGGCCGAGGAGCTTCTCGCGGCCGCGGTCGACGGAGCCGATGGTCTTGGTGAGGACGACCTCGAAGTTGGCGAGCTTGGAGTCGACGTAGTCGTCGGCCTCGGCGCGGATCTCCTCGGCCTCGCGGCGGGCCTCGGCGAGGATGCGGTCGGCCTCGTCCTGGGACCGGCGGGCGACCTGGGTGTCGGAGATCAGCGAACCGCGCTCGGCGTGGGCGGACTCGATGATCCGCTCGGCCTCCCGGCGGGCCTCCTCGACGAGCTGTTCACGGCCGCCGATGAGCTCCTGGGCCTGGGCCAGGGAGCCGGGCAGAGCCTCGCGCACCTCTTCGAGCATGGCGAGCAGCTCGGCGCGGTTGACCACGCAGGACGCCGACATGGGCATGGAGCGGGCGTTCCCGACCGCTGCGACGATCTCGTCGAGCTTCTTCTGCACGTCCACCGTGGTTCGCCACTCTCTGCTGCGGGTTGGAGACGGACGGGACGACTGTACGGGCAGTCCGTCCCCGCCCGACACCGGGTGACGAGTTGTCAGCTCAGCCCTTTTCCGCGAGCCGGCGCACGAGCGCCCGGTGGACGGTGTCGGGCAGCAGGTGGGAGACGTCGCCGCCCCAGGCGGCGACTTCCTTGACCAGGCTGGAGGAGAGGAAGCTGTAGGTGGGGTTGGTCGGCACGAACAGCGTCTCCACCCCCGACAGGCCGTTGTTCATCTGGGCCATCTGCAGCTCGTAGTCGAAGTCGCTGACGGCGCGCAGCCCCTTGACGATCGCGGGGATGTCGCGCTCCTTGCAGAAGTCGACGAGGAGACCGTGGTGGGACTCCACCACGACGTTCCCGTACTCGCCGGTGACCTCGCGGATCATCGCGATCCGCTCGTCGACCGTGAAGAGTCCCTGCTTGGACTTGTTGATCATCACCGCGACATGTACGACGTCGTACAGCTTGGAGGCGCGGGCGATGATGTCCAGATGCCCATTGGTGATGGGGTCGAATGACCCCGGACAGACTGCGCGGCGCAACTGAAGTCCCTCGCTCTCCGGTCCGGTCATGGTGCGTCTTCGCACGTAGCGGCGGCGCGACCGTACCAAAGCGTCCCCTCGCCGTAGCGACGGGCCCGCAGTGGCGTGAAGCCCTTGGGCCAGCTGAATTCTCCGCCTCTGGTGCTGCGCTCCACGGTGACGATGGCATCGTCCGTGAGCCAGCCCTGGAGGCGGAGTGTGAGCAGAATCTCGCGAAGATCGTCGTCCGTGACGGCGTACGGCGGGTCGAGGAAGACCACGTCGTAGGGGCTCTCCGGCGCCGGACCTGTGACGATCTGTTCCGCTTTGCCGGTACGCACCTCGGCGCCGGGGAGGCCGAGCGCCCGCACGTTCTCCCGGACGACGCGGGCCGCGCGGGCGTCCGCCTCGACCAGCAGGGCGTGGGCAGCGCCGCGGGACAGCGCCTCGAGGCCGACCGCGCCCGACCCGGCGTAGAGGTCGGCGACGCGGATGCCGTCGAGGGTGCCGAGCTGCGACTCCCAGCTGGAGAACAGCCCTTCACGGGCGCGGTCGGAAGTGGGGCGGGTGCCGGTGCCTGGCGGGACGGCGAGACGGCGTCCGCCGGCAGCGCCGGCGATCACGCGGGTCATGAAGGGCCTCTCTTGAGCGGGCTCACATCCTCAAGTGTCTCAGCCCCGAGTCTCTCAGCCCTTCTCGAGGTACTGCTCGCGCTCCTTGTCCAGCAGGGCGTCCAGAGCGGTGCGCAGCTCCGGCAGCCGCTCGAGGTCGGGGTCAGCCGCGACGATCGCGACGGCCTCCTCACGGGCCGCGGCGATGACCTCCTCGTCCTCGATGACGGTGAGCATCCGCAGGGAGGAGCGCACCCCGGACTGGGCCTGGCCCAGCACATCGCCCTCGCGGCGCTGCTCGAGGTCGATCCGGGAGAGCTCGAAACCGTCGAGCGTCGAGGCGACCGAGGCCAGACGCTGACGGGCGGGGCTCGCCTCCGGCATCTCGGTGACAAGCAGGCACAGGCCCGGGGCGGAGCCGCGGCCGACCCGGCCGCGCAACTGGTGGAGCTGGGAGACGCCGAACCGGTCCGCGTCCATGATCACCATGGCGGTGGCGTTCGGGACGTTGACGCCGACCTCGATGACGGTGGTGGCGACCAGGACGTCGACGTCGCCGGCGCCGAAGCGGCGCATCACGTCGTCCTTGTCGTCGGGCGGCATCCGCCCGTGCAGGACCTCGACGCGCAGCCCGCTCAGTGGCCCCTTGGCGAGTTGGTCGGCGACCGCGAGGACGGCGAGCGGCGGGCGCTTCTCCGCCTCGTCCTCCGCCGTCTTCTTCTTCGGCTGCTCCTCGTCGTCGCCGATGCGGGGGCACACCACATACGCCTGGTGCCCGCCCTCGACCTCTTCGCGGACCCGCTCCCAGGCGCGCGCCAGGAAGTGCGGCTTGTCGGCGGCGGGGACGACATGGCTGGCGATCGGCGAGCGGCCGGCCGGCAACTGGTCGAGCACGGACGTCTCGAGGTCGCCGAAGACCGTCATCGCGACCGTACGCGGGATGGGGGTGGCGGTCATGACCAGCAGGTGCGGCGGCTGCTTCCCCTTGGAGCGCAGGGCGTCGCGCTGCTCCACGCCGAAGCGGTGCTGCTCGTCGACGACGACGAGGCCCAGGTCGTGGAACTGGACCTTGTCCTCGATCAGGGCGTGGGTGCCGATGACGATCCCCGCCTCGCCGGTCACCAGGTCGAGCAAGGCATGGCGACGGGCTGCGGCGCCCATGGAACCGGTCAGCAGCACGACCTTGGTGCCCTGCTCCGCGCCTCCCAGCATGCCGCCCTCGGCCAGCTCGCCCATCATCTCGGTGATCGAGCGGTGGTGCTGCTGGGCGAGGACCTCGGTGGGGGCCAGCATCGCGGCCTGGCCGCCCGCGTCGACGACGGCGAGCATGGCCCGTAGCGCGACCAACGTCTTGCCGGAGCCCACTTCTCCTTGAAGGAGGCGGTGCATGGGGTGGTCGGTCGCGAGGTCGTCGAAGATCTCCTTGCTGACCGACTGCTGGCCCTCGGTGAGGGTGAAGGGCAGTTCGGCGTCGAACGCGTCGAGGAGCCCGCCGGGGACGGGGCGGCGGGCCACCGCGGGGAGTTGGGTGTCCGCGTACCGCCTGCGGGCGAGCGCGACCTGGAGGACGAACGCCTCGTCCCACTTCAGCCGCTCCCTGGCCGCTTCGATGTCCGCCTTGGTGCGCGGGCGGTGGACCATGCGCAGGGCGTCGGGGAGGGTCGCCATGCCCCGCCCCTCGCGCAGCGCGGACGGCAGCGGGTCCACCGCCTCCGCGGCCCGGTCCAGCACCGCGTCGATCGCCTTGGAGATCTTCCACGACTCCAGCTGCTTGCAGGCCGGGTAGATCGGGATGAGCTGATTGGCGAAGGCGTCCACGGCGTCGGCCGCGCTCGCGCCGCCGCTCAGCGGTTCGTACGCGGGGTGGGACAGCTGGAGCTTGCGGTTGAAGACGGACACCTTGCCCGCGAACATCGCCCGGGTGCCCGGCAGCAGGTCCTTGTGCGGTTTGTGGACGCCCTTGCCGAAGAAGACCAGCTGGAGCCGGCCGCTGCCGTCCGTGATGGTCACCTCGAGGCGCCTGCCGCGGCCCTGGTTGAACGTGTGGATGCGCGCGTCGGCGACCTGGGCGACCACGGTGACGTGCTCGTCCAGCGGCAGCTCGGCGAGGGAGGTCAGCTCACCGCGCTCCGCGTACCGCCGCGGATAGTGGTGCAGCAGGTCACCGAGGGTGTGCAGATCGAGATGCTCGGCCATCACCTTGGCGGTGGCGGCGCCGAGCGTCTTCTTGAGGGGTTCGTCGAACGCGGACACGCGATCCATTGCACACCACTCCACCGACAGTCGTCGCACACCTGTTGATAACTCCTGGTCAACGCGGCGCCGCGAGCCCTACGATGGCCCCTCTTCCGCCCCTTCCGCGATCACCGCCGTACGGGATCGCCCGACCCGCGCCGTCGCCCGACCCCCCACCGGCGCAGCGACGATGACATCTGAGACGACACCGTCCGGCGGTACGACGACACCGCACACCTTCCAGGTCGATCTGCGCGGCCTGGTGGACCTTCTCTCCCACCACCTCTATTCCAGCCCGCGGGTCTATCTGCGCGAACTCCTCCAGAACGCCGTGGACGCGATCACCGCCAGGCGCGCCGAGGAACCCGGGGCGCCCGCGCGGGTGCGGCTGTACGCCACCGGCGGCGGCCTGCGCGTCGAGGACTCGGGCATCGGTCTGACCGAGACGGACCTGCACAGTCTGCTCGCGACGATCGGCCGCAGTTCCAAGCGCGAGGGGCTCGAGTCCGCACGGGCCGGGTTCCTCGGTCAGTTCGGCATCGGGCTGCTCGCCTGTTTCGTGGTGGCCGCCGAGATCCGGGTGGTGAGCCGCAGCGCCCGTACGCCCGGGGCGCCGCCCGTGGAGTGGTCGGCCCGCGACGACGGGTCGTACACGGTGCGGACGCTGCCCGACAGTGCCCGGCCGGAGCCCGGAACGACCGTGTACCTCGCTCCCCGGCCCGGTACGGCCGACTGGCTCACCGAGGAGCGGGTGACCACCCTGGCGAGGGACTTCGGCTCGCTGCTGCCGTACGACGTCCGGGTGGGCGACACCCCGGTGAGCGACCTGCCGGCGCCCTGGGACCGTGCGTACCCGGGGCCGGCGGCGCGGCGGGTGGCTCTCGCCCGCCACTGCCACGACGTCTTCGGCTTCACCCCGCTCGACACGGTGGACCTCACCCTGCCGGTCGCCGGTGTCCGCGGGGTCGCGTACGTGCTGCCGTCCGCGGTCAGCCCCGCTCAGCGTTCCGGGCACCGGGTGCATCTGAAGGGCATGCTGCTCACCGACCGGGCCGACGAACTCCTGCCCGACTGGGCGTTCTTCGTGCGGTGCGTCGTCGACACCGACAGCCTCCGCCCGACGGCTTCCCGCGAGTCGCTGTACGCGGACGAGACGCTCGCCGCCGTACGCGAGGCGCTCGGCGACCGTATCCGGGAGTGGCTGACGGGGCTCGCCGCCGGGGACCCGGAGCGGCTGGCACAGTTCCTCTCCGTCCACCACCTGGGCGTGAAGTCGCTGGCCCGGCACGACAGCGACATGCTGCGGACGATGCTGCCGTGGCTGCCGTTCGAGACGACGGACGGCCGGTTGTCGCTGGAAGAGTTCGCCCAGCGGCACCCGGTGGTGCACTTCGCCCGGACGGTCGAGGAGTACCGGCAGGTCGCGCCGATCGCCTCCGCGCAGGGCATCGGCCTGATCAACGGCGGTTACACCTACGACAGCGAACTGGTCGAGCGCCTGCCCGAGGTCCGGCCCGGCACGGTCGTCGCCGAACTCGACGCCGACACGGTCACCGCGCACCTCGACGCGGTCGATCCCGCGGAGGAGCTGGCCGTCGCCGGTTTCCTGTCCGCCGCGCGGACCAGGCTGGAGCCGCTGGGCTGCGACGTCGTGCTGCGCGCGTTCCACCCGCTGACCGTGCCGGCGCTCCATCTCGACGACCGGGCCGCACGGCACGAGCAGGCACGCGCGGAGGAGGAGGCCCAGGCGGACGACCTGTGGGCCGGGATCCTCGGGTCGCTGCGCGGCAGCGCGCCCCGCGCGCGGCTCGTGCTCAACCACCTCAACCCGCTGATCCGCAGGATCGGTTCCTTGGACGGGGAACTGGCGGGGACGGCGACCGAAGCGCTGTACGGGCAGGCCCTGCTGATGGCACAGCGACCGCTGCGGCCGGCCGACTCCGCGCTCCTCAACCGCGCGTTCATGGGCCTGCTGGAGTGGGCCACCCACGACCAGGAGAACGGACGATGAGCCTCGACACCCCCATGGACGCCGAAGCGTTGCGCCAGGCGCTGTGCGACAACGACCGTGAGCCGGAGGGGCCCGCGCGCAACGCGCGCGCGGAGCGGCTGTTCGCCCAGATCGAGCAACTGGGCGACACGTCGCTCGTCATCGACGGCCTCGACCATCTGATGCAGGTCTACAACTACAGCTCGGAGGCGGACAAGATGTTCGTCCCCTTCGCACGGCTGCTGCGGATGTGGGACGACCGGCCCGAGGACTTCGACCGGCGGCAGGTCCACTCGCTGTTCTGGATGTTCAAGTGGGTCTCCAGCGGCATGGTCGACCAGCCGCACATCCCGCTCGCGTCCATCGAGAAGTGGCAGGCGGAGATGGAGCACCGCTACCGCCTCGCGGGCCACTCGGAGCGCGCGGTGCGGCAGGGCGAGATGCGGATCGCCCGGCACGTCGGCGACCTGGAGCGCGCCCAGCGGGCGTACGACGCCTGGCAGGCCGCCGACCGGGACGACAAGAGCGACTGCCATGCCTGCGAACTGCGGACACAGGGCTCGTGGCAGGCCCAGCGCGACGACGACGAGGGTGCGCTCGTCACCTGGCGGCCGGTGCTGGACGGCGAGTTCACCTGCGCGCACGAGCCGCACGCCGTGCTCGCCGCCTCGCTGCTCCCCCTGCTGCGGCTGGGGCGCGCGGAGGAGGCCCGCGCCCATCATCTGCGCGGCTACCGGCTGGCGCGCTCCAAGGAGAGCATGCGCAGCGCCGTCGCCCGGCATGTCGAGTTCTGCGCGCTGACCGGCAACGAGGCGCGCGGCCTGGAGATCCTGGCCGAACGTCCCTCGTACTTCACCGACACCGGAGAGCCGAGCAGTCTGCTCAGCTACCTGGAGGTCACCGCGCTGCTCACCGACCGGCTCACCGCGCTGGGACACGGCGACATGAGCATGACCGGTCCCGGGGGCCGGGCATGGGCCGTCCGGGAACTGGCCGTCCACGCGCGCACGGAGGCGCGTGCCATCGCCGCCCGTTTCGACGCGCGCAACGGCAACACGTACTTCAGCGAGCAGAGCGCGGAACGCATGGACCGTACGCCGCTGCTGGACCGGCTGCCGCTCGGTGTCCGTTCGGTACGGCCGGTGCCCGCGCCGCGCGAGGCGCCGGCCGAGGCGGCCGACGCCACCGGTGCCGGTGCCGGCGCCGGTTCCGGTTCCGGTTCCGGTTCGGATCTGGCGGGCCTGCTGGTCGAAGCACGCCGGCTCTCCGAGGCCCAGCACCCCCACGCGACGGACGCCTGGGCAGCCGTCGCCGAGGCCGCCGACCGGGAAGGCACCGAACTCCCCGTTCTCGAGCGGGCGGAGATCGACGAGCACCGCGGAACGGCACCCGCCACACCGCCGGCCGAGGCGATCGGGCTGTTCACCTCCGCGGCCGGGCTGTACGAAGCGGCCGGCGAGCCCGGTCGCGCGGCCACCGCACTGGCCCGTGCCGCCTACTGCGTCAGCCTCGACGGGCGGCCCGCAGAGGCGCTGGAAGCCGTTCAGGAGCCCTGCGACCGGGCGCTGGCCCTGTACGCGGAAGGCCGGTCCACCGCACGGCAGACGGGCCGGGCGCTGCTCTGCCGGGCGCGGATACTCAACGACATGATCGGCGGCATGCAGGTCCAGGAAGCCGTGGAGGCGGCCGTCACATCCCTGGAAGAGGCGGCGCACGCGCTCCTCGGCCTCGCGGAGCCGGAGCAGGCTGAGCCCGGGGTCGGTGTCGTCATCGGCGAGGCGCTCGGCTACCTCGGTGACATCACCGCGTTCCGCGGCGACGCGCCCGGGGCGGCCGAGCTGTACACGCGCGCCGCCGACGCCTATGTCCGGGCGGGCCGGCCCTGGTTCGCCGTGGAGCCGGAGAGTCAACTGGCAGGCGTCAGCAGGCACCTCGGCGACCTGGAGACCGCGGAGCGGGCCTCCCGGTCGGCGCTGGAGCATGCGGCCCCCTTCGCCGGACCCGGCGGGCGGGCCCGCCTGCACCTGCAGCTCGTCGAGACACTCGCCGACACCGGAAAGCTCGGCGAGGCGGCCGACCACGCGCTCGAAGCGGCGCACTGGGCCGACGAGGCGGGGGAAAGCGCGGGCAACGGCGCGTACGCACGGCACCGGCTCGGCGGCTTCCTGCTCCAGCTGGGCCGCGCCGACGAGGCGGCGGCCGTGCTGGAGTCCGTACTGCCCGACCTGACTCGGCAGGACCACGGCGACGGCATGATCGTGCAGACCCTGTGGTGGCTGGGCGACTGCTGTACCGCACTGGGCGCACCACGGGAAGCCGCCGAGCACTGGCTGAAGGCGGCGGACATCGCACGCGGCTGGCCGGAACAACGGGACCACGCGATGCTTGCGAACCTGGCCGGGCAGGCCCTGTTCCGTGCGCAGCTGAACCCGCAGGCGGAACTGGCCTACCGGCGTGCGGGCGACCTGTGGCGGGACCTCGGCGACGTGCACGCGCTCGTGCGCACGCTGCGGGTCCGGGCCTGGATCGCCGTACGGGAGGGGCAGGCGGGCATCGACGCGGCGCGTGAACTGATGGCTGCGGCGGCGACGGAGTGCGAGTCGGCGCTCGCCGCGTCGGCGGACGCGGACGCCTGTGCCGCGCTACATGCCGAACTGGCGGACACCTACCGCCAGACCGGCGACCTGATCGCGAGCTCCTGCGACGGCGAGCCCGGAGACGACGACACGGACGGCTCGGCACGGGCCGCGTACGAGGAGGCGGTCGCCCTCGTCCTGCGGGCGGTGGCGGTCTTCGAGGAGGCGGGCGGGCAGTTCACCGACCTGCGCACGGGCGCGCAGCTCATGGCCTCCTGGCTGCACGCCTCGCTCGGTGACGCCTCCGCGGCGGTGGCGCTCGCGGAGGGGGTCCTGGCGACGTACGAGGGCTCCGGGGACGGCCCGGCCGACGACACCGCGGAATCCCGCCGCGCGGAGGCGCGGGCGGTGCTGACGGAGGTCGCCGGGGCGTGAGGGGGCGGGGGCGGGCCCGCTGCGCGGGGCCGTTCCCCACCCCGCCGCTTCCCGCTGCATCGTGTGCGGCTCCGCCGCGTGGCGGGGCAAGCCCCGGACCCGTACCGCGCTCCGCGCGGTGCCCTCGCTCCCCCTACGGCCTGGCGGCCGTGGGAGGTGGCCCCAGGCGGGCTGGAACTGCCGCTGCGCGGCATCCGGCTCCGCCGCAGATCCAGCTCCGCCGGCGTTCGAAGAGCGGGGGTCCGGGGCACAGCCCCCGAGACACCGCGCCGAGCCCGGTGCCCGGTCCGGACGGAGCGCGGTGCCGGGTCCGGACGGAGCCCGGTTTCGGGAAGGGGCGGGGCGGGGAACAGGCTCCGCGCAGCGGACCCCTACTCCACCCCGATCAGCAGCGGCGTCGCCCGGTCCCCGCCGCCCTCGTACGTGACCGTGTCCACCGCCAAGTAGCCCTCGCGGACATGGGCTTCCAGCCTGTCGGACAGTCCCTCCGGCGCCGTGCCGCCCAGGACCAGGGTGACCAGTTCGCCGCCGGAGGAGAGCATGCGGTCCAGCAGGGTCAGCGCCGTCTCGGTGAGGTCCTCCCCGATCACGGCGACGTCGCCGTCGATCAGTCCCAGGACGTCGCCGGCCTGGCACACGCCCGCCGAGGTCCACGACCGGTGTTCCGCCACGGCCAGTTCGGCGTAGCGCGTCGCCCCGGCCGCGGCGGTCATGGCGACGACGTCCTCGTCGAAGCGGCGGTCCGGTGCGTGGACGGCCAGGGCCGCGATGCCCTGGACCGCGGAGCGGGTCGGGATCAGGGCGACGCGGACACCGGCCGTGCGGGCCTGCTCCGCTGCTGCGGCGGCCGTGTGCCGCAGGGACGTGTCGTTCGGGAGGAGGACGACCTCGCGGGCGTGCGCCCGGCGGATCGCCTCGACGAGTTCGCCGCTGGCCGGCGGCTCCCCCGGCCGGGCCGGGACCGTGGTCGCACCGGCCTGCCGGTACAGGTCGGCCAGCCCCTCGCCCTGCACCACCGCGACGACCGCCCGCTGGGCCTGCTCCCGCGCGGGAGCGGCAGCGGTGTCGAAGTGCGTGATGCGGATCCGGTACGGCCGGCCCGCCTCGACACCGGCTTCCACGGCCGCACCGGCGTCGTCCACGTGGACGTGGACGTTCCACAGGCCGTCGCCGCCGACGACGACGAGGGAGTCGCCGAGCCCGTCGAGGCGTGCCCGCAGCCGGGCGACGGACTCGTCGTCCGCCTCAAGGAGGTAGATCACTTCGAAGGCGGGGCCGCTGTCCGCGCACGGCTCGGCGGTCGGGTCCTGCCGGGCGGGGCGGGCATGAGCGGGCGAGGAGGCCGGCGGGGCCTCGCCGGAGACCGCCTGCACCAGTGCTCCGAGGACGGTCAGCAGTCCCTGTCCGCCGGCGTCCACGACACCCGCACGTGCCAGCACGGCGAGCTGGCCCGGTGTGGCGTCCAGCGCCGCCCGTGCGCCCGCGTAGGCGGCTCTCAGGGCGTCGGTGGGGGCGTTCTCCGCAGCGTCCGCCGCGGCCCCGGCGACGCTGAGGATCGTTCCCTCGACGGGGTGCGCCACCGCCTCACGCGCCAGTTCCGCGGCCCGCCGCAGCGCCCCTGCCAGGTGATCCCCGTCACCGAGCCGCTCGGCCATGCCGCGCAGCAGCTGGGCGAGGATCGTGCCCGAGTTGCCGCGGGCGCCGATGAGGGCGCCGTGGGCCATGGCCCGGACGACGTCGGCGAGTGCGGGTGAGGTGTGTCCCGTCTCGTGGGCGGCGAACACGGCCTCCACGGCCTGGGCGGCGGACTCCACGGTCAGATAGAGGTTCGTGCCGGTGTCCCCGTCGGCGACGGGGTACACGTTGATGGCGTCGATGTCCTCGCGCTCCCGGCCCAGGGACTCCAGCGCCAGGGAGCACCAGTCGCGTACGGCCGAGGCGTCGAGACTCTGCGGCACCTGGTGATCCTCCTTGAGCGGCCGGGCAGATCCTGGTGGCCGGCGGGGCCTCGGGCTGCGGGTCGTCCCGCAGCGTAGACCCCGGCCGCCGCCGTTGAGCAGGGCGGGGGGCGGCGGCAGCATGCTAGTTTCGTCTCTCGGAAGCAGTGGATGTATGCTGCTCCAGTTGCCCGATGAGAGTCGGGCCATTCCCCCGGCAAGCCACTTCAGATCTACTGATTCCGGCGCGCCGGATTCACCGTAAGTGCATCTGAAGTCTTTGGAGTGACCCGTGGCTGCCAACTGCGACGTCTGCGGCAAGGGGCCGGGCTTCGGCAACAACATTTCGCACTCGCACCGCCGTACGTCCCGTCGCTGGAACCCGAACATCCAGCGTGTGCGTGCAGTGGTCGGTCGGACGCCGAAGCGGCTCAACGTCTGCACCTCGTGCATCAAGGCCGGCAAGGTCTCGCGCTAAGTGATGCTCCCCGCGTCAGCGGGGATGATCCCGCCGACGTCTCGTCGTAGCGCAGCCCTCCGGTTGCCTTGAAAAGCCGGTCCACCTCGGTGGACCGGCTTTTTGCCGTGCTCCGCGACCGGCCGGGTCCTCACCGGGCTGGTTCCGGTGGGCGCCGGGCGCTCTGACGGAAGCGCCAGCCGTGATCCACCGGACCGATCCCCGCGCCCAGCGCGAAGCCCGTCGCGATCGCCCCCGTGACGTACTCCTTGGCCGCGTGGACGGCCTCCGGGACGGTCAGGCCCTGTGCCAGACCGGAGGCCACGGCGGACGCGAGCGTGCAGCCCGTGCCGTGGGTGTGGCGGTTGTCGTGACGGGGAGCGCGCAGCCAGTGCTCCTCGCCGCCGTCCGTGAGCAGGTCCACGGCGTCGCCTGCCAGGTGACCGCCCTTGATCAGCGCCCAGCGGGGCCCGAATCCGAGTACGGCCTCCGCGGCCCGGCGCATGCCGGCCTCGTCGCGGACCTCGATGCCGGTCAGCTGGGCCACCTCGTCCAGGTTGGGCGTGGCCACGGTCGCCGCGGGCAGCAGCTTCGTCCGCACGGAGTCGAGCGCGGAGGCCGCCAGCAGCGGGTCACCGTGCTTGGAGACGCCCACCGGGTCGACGACCACGGGCGCGTCCGTGCCGGTGAGCAGTTCCGCCACGGTCTCGACCAGTTCGGCGGAGGACAGCATCCCGGTCTTCACGGCCTGTACGCCGATGTCGTCGACGACGCTCCGGTACTGGGCGCGCACCGCCTCGACGGGCAGCTCCCATGCGCCCTGGACGCCCAGCGAGTTCTGGGCGGTGATCGCGGTCAGCACGCTCATGCCGTGCACACCGAGGGCCAGCATGGTCTTGAGGTCGGCCTGGATGCCCGCACCGCCGCCGGAATCGGATCCGGCGACGGTGAGCACGCGAGGGGGTATGTCCATACCCGGAAATCTACTTGCCGTCCTCGATGCCCCCGAAGTGGTCCCAGCCACCCTTGCTCGTCCACGGCGCCCCGTCGACGGTCACCTGGGGCAGCGCCGACGGGTTCAGCACCTCGCCGATGACCTTCCAGCGGGCGGGGAGCTTCACGTCGGGCGGGAAGGTGGCGACGATCGCGTGGTCCTCTCCCCCGGTCAGCACCCACTGCAGCGGGTCGACGCCGACCGCCTGGCCGATGTCGCTCATCTGCGTGGGGATGTCGATGAGCCCCGACCGCAGATCGATCCGGACCTTGCTCGCCTCGGCGATGTGCCCGAGGTCGGCGACGAGTCCGTCGCTGATGTCGCACATCGCGGTGGCGCCGAGCCCGGCCGCCGCGGGGCCCGCGTGGTACGGCGGCTCCGGTCTGCGGTGTGCCTCGACGAAGGCCCGCGGGGAGCGGAAACCACGCGACAGGACGGCGTGCCCGGCCGCGGACCAGCCCAACCAGCCGGTGTAGGCGACGACATCGCCGGACTGCGCGCCCGCGCGGGTCACGGGTTCGTGGTTGCGCAGATCGCCCAGCGCCGTGATCGCGATGGTGATGGTCTCGCCGCGGACGACATCGCCGCCGACGACGGCCGCGCCGGCGACCTGGCACTCGTCGCGGATGCCGTCCATGAGCTCGGTGGCCCAGGTGACGGGAAGTTCGGCCGGGACGACGAGCCCGAGGAGCAGCGCGGTCGGCACGGCACCCATCGCGGCGATGTCGGCCAGGTTCTGCGCGGCCGCCTTGCGTCCCACGTCGTACGCGGTGGACCAGTCGCGGCGGAAGTGCCGCCCCTCCAGCAGGATGTCCGTGCTGGCCACGACCCGTCGGTCGGGTGCGGCCACGACCGCGGCGTCGTCGCCCGGTCCGAGCCGTACCGCGGGGGTGGTGGTGAGCTTGGCGGTGAGTTCCTTGATGAGACCGAACTCCCCCAACTCGCCCACAGTTCCCTTCACCGAGTCACCTCTCCTTGTCGTGGACGCCGCGCGTGATTGCTGCGGTCGCGAGCTGCCACTGC
Coding sequences within it:
- the thiD gene encoding bifunctional hydroxymethylpyrimidine kinase/phosphomethylpyrimidine kinase; translation: MDIPPRVLTVAGSDSGGGAGIQADLKTMLALGVHGMSVLTAITAQNSLGVQGAWELPVEAVRAQYRSVVDDIGVQAVKTGMLSSAELVETVAELLTGTDAPVVVDPVGVSKHGDPLLAASALDSVRTKLLPAATVATPNLDEVAQLTGIEVRDEAGMRRAAEAVLGFGPRWALIKGGHLAGDAVDLLTDGGEEHWLRAPRHDNRHTHGTGCTLASAVASGLAQGLTVPEAVHAAKEYVTGAIATGFALGAGIGPVDHGWRFRQSARRPPEPAR
- a CDS encoding tetratricopeptide repeat protein — translated: MSLDTPMDAEALRQALCDNDREPEGPARNARAERLFAQIEQLGDTSLVIDGLDHLMQVYNYSSEADKMFVPFARLLRMWDDRPEDFDRRQVHSLFWMFKWVSSGMVDQPHIPLASIEKWQAEMEHRYRLAGHSERAVRQGEMRIARHVGDLERAQRAYDAWQAADRDDKSDCHACELRTQGSWQAQRDDDEGALVTWRPVLDGEFTCAHEPHAVLAASLLPLLRLGRAEEARAHHLRGYRLARSKESMRSAVARHVEFCALTGNEARGLEILAERPSYFTDTGEPSSLLSYLEVTALLTDRLTALGHGDMSMTGPGGRAWAVRELAVHARTEARAIAARFDARNGNTYFSEQSAERMDRTPLLDRLPLGVRSVRPVPAPREAPAEAADATGAGAGAGSGSGSGSDLAGLLVEARRLSEAQHPHATDAWAAVAEAADREGTELPVLERAEIDEHRGTAPATPPAEAIGLFTSAAGLYEAAGEPGRAATALARAAYCVSLDGRPAEALEAVQEPCDRALALYAEGRSTARQTGRALLCRARILNDMIGGMQVQEAVEAAVTSLEEAAHALLGLAEPEQAEPGVGVVIGEALGYLGDITAFRGDAPGAAELYTRAADAYVRAGRPWFAVEPESQLAGVSRHLGDLETAERASRSALEHAAPFAGPGGRARLHLQLVETLADTGKLGEAADHALEAAHWADEAGESAGNGAYARHRLGGFLLQLGRADEAAAVLESVLPDLTRQDHGDGMIVQTLWWLGDCCTALGAPREAAEHWLKAADIARGWPEQRDHAMLANLAGQALFRAQLNPQAELAYRRAGDLWRDLGDVHALVRTLRVRAWIAVREGQAGIDAARELMAAAATECESALAASADADACAALHAELADTYRQTGDLIASSCDGEPGDDDTDGSARAAYEEAVALVLRAVAVFEEAGGQFTDLRTGAQLMASWLHASLGDASAAVALAEGVLATYEGSGDGPADDTAESRRAEARAVLTEVAGA
- a CDS encoding DAK2 domain-containing protein; amino-acid sequence: MPQSLDASAVRDWCSLALESLGREREDIDAINVYPVADGDTGTNLYLTVESAAQAVEAVFAAHETGHTSPALADVVRAMAHGALIGARGNSGTILAQLLRGMAERLGDGDHLAGALRRAAELAREAVAHPVEGTILSVAGAAADAAENAPTDALRAAYAGARAALDATPGQLAVLARAGVVDAGGQGLLTVLGALVQAVSGEAPPASSPAHARPARQDPTAEPCADSGPAFEVIYLLEADDESVARLRARLDGLGDSLVVVGGDGLWNVHVHVDDAGAAVEAGVEAGRPYRIRITHFDTAAAPAREQAQRAVVAVVQGEGLADLYRQAGATTVPARPGEPPASGELVEAIRRAHAREVVLLPNDTSLRHTAAAAAEQARTAGVRVALIPTRSAVQGIAALAVHAPDRRFDEDVVAMTAAAGATRYAELAVAEHRSWTSAGVCQAGDVLGLIDGDVAVIGEDLTETALTLLDRMLSSGGELVTLVLGGTAPEGLSDRLEAHVREGYLAVDTVTYEGGGDRATPLLIGVE
- a CDS encoding thiamine-phosphate kinase — translated: MKGTVGELGEFGLIKELTAKLTTTPAVRLGPGDDAAVVAAPDRRVVASTDILLEGRHFRRDWSTAYDVGRKAAAQNLADIAAMGAVPTALLLGLVVPAELPVTWATELMDGIRDECQVAGAAVVGGDVVRGETITIAITALGDLRNHEPVTRAGAQSGDVVAYTGWLGWSAAGHAVLSRGFRSPRAFVEAHRRPEPPYHAGPAAAGLGATAMCDISDGLVADLGHIAEASKVRIDLRSGLIDIPTQMSDIGQAVGVDPLQWVLTGGEDHAIVATFPPDVKLPARWKVIGEVLNPSALPQVTVDGAPWTSKGGWDHFGGIEDGK
- the rpmB gene encoding 50S ribosomal protein L28; amino-acid sequence: MAANCDVCGKGPGFGNNISHSHRRTSRRWNPNIQRVRAVVGRTPKRLNVCTSCIKAGKVSR